Proteins encoded by one window of Mesorhizobium sp. INR15:
- the rbfA gene encoding 30S ribosome-binding factor RbfA: MPRPTASSPSQRMLRVAEQVRHALSETLQRGEIIDPLIETTVISVSEVRMSPDLKVATAFVSPLGAKDTGAVIEALNKHAKFIRGRVSGALRQMKFMPEFRFKLDTSFDNFARINDLLKSPEVARDLAADDNKDTE; this comes from the coding sequence ATGCCCCGTCCAACCGCATCCAGCCCATCCCAGCGCATGCTGCGCGTCGCCGAACAGGTGCGCCATGCGCTCTCCGAAACCTTGCAGCGCGGCGAGATCATCGATCCGCTGATCGAAACCACCGTGATTTCGGTCTCGGAAGTGCGCATGTCGCCCGATCTGAAGGTCGCTACCGCCTTCGTCTCGCCGCTGGGCGCGAAGGATACCGGCGCGGTGATCGAGGCGCTCAACAAGCACGCGAAATTCATACGCGGCCGCGTCTCCGGCGCGCTTCGGCAGATGAAGTTCATGCCGGAGTTTCGCTTCAAGCTCGACACGTCCTTCGACAATTTCGCCAGGATCAACGATCTCCTGAAATCGCCTGAAGTGGCGCGCGATCTGGCTGCGGACGACAACAAGGACACCGAATAG
- the infB gene encoding translation initiation factor IF-2, with amino-acid sequence MSDTKSGDDKTLSVTPKKTLTLKRPGTEQAVVRQNFSHGRTKQVQVEIKKRKFSMPGDKPEPVVAAVVAPAPAPAPVLAPKPAVVAAPVVQEAPKAPPPPPPPPAPVERSGMVLNELSRSEMEARRRALEGSKVREVEDRQRAAEDAKRRADDEERRKREREESARRQAEEEARLQTEAESRRRAEEEARRRAPLAAELATVDDEEGVKPKRTGAGAPVRRLVTPEVARPAKPTKSEEDRRRGKLTLNSALSDEDARARSLSSMRRRQEKFKRAMHNEPREKVMREVILPETITIQELAQRMSERAVDLVKFFMKQGQILKPGDVIDADTAELVATEFGHTVRRVAESDIEEGLFNIADNAEDLVSRPPVVTIMGHVDHGKTSLLDAIRNANVVSGEAGGITQHIGAYQVEKNGHKITFIDTPGHAAFTAMRARGAQATDIAILVVAADDSVMPQTIESISHAKAAGVPIIVAINKIDKHDADPQKVRSELLRHEVFVESMGGEVLDVEVSATKGTNLDKLLEAILLQAEILDLKANPDRTAEGVVIEAQLDKGRGPVATVLVQTGTLMPGDILVAGNEWGRVRALVNDRGGQIKEAPPAMPVEVLGLQGTPQAGDRFAVVNNEARAREITEYRQRLAREKAVAKHAGQRGSLEQMMSQLQTSGLKEFPLVIKGDVQGSIEAINAALDKLGTDEVRARIVHAGAGGITESDVSLAETSGAAIIGFNVRANVQARQAAEAAGIEIRYYSIIYNLVDDVKAALSGLLSPERRETFIGNAQILEIFDITKVGKIAGCRVTEGKVERGAGVRLIRDNVVIHEGTLKTLKRFKDEVSEVPGGQECGMAFQNYEDMRVGDVIECFRVEMVTRTL; translated from the coding sequence ATGAGCGATACGAAATCGGGCGACGACAAGACGTTGAGTGTTACGCCGAAGAAGACCTTGACGCTGAAGCGCCCCGGTACAGAGCAGGCCGTCGTGCGCCAGAATTTCTCGCATGGCCGCACCAAGCAGGTCCAGGTCGAGATCAAGAAGCGCAAGTTCTCCATGCCTGGCGACAAACCGGAGCCGGTTGTGGCTGCTGTCGTTGCGCCCGCGCCAGCGCCCGCACCTGTCCTCGCGCCGAAGCCGGCGGTCGTGGCGGCACCTGTCGTACAGGAAGCGCCCAAGGCGCCGCCCCCACCGCCGCCCCCACCAGCGCCGGTCGAACGCAGCGGCATGGTGCTGAACGAACTGTCGCGCAGTGAAATGGAAGCGCGCCGTAGGGCGCTTGAAGGCTCGAAGGTTCGCGAGGTCGAGGACCGCCAACGCGCGGCCGAGGATGCCAAGCGCCGCGCTGACGACGAGGAGCGCCGCAAGCGCGAACGCGAGGAATCCGCACGCCGTCAGGCCGAGGAAGAAGCGCGGTTGCAGACCGAGGCCGAGTCCCGCCGTCGGGCCGAGGAAGAGGCACGCCGTCGCGCGCCGCTGGCCGCCGAACTGGCAACGGTCGACGACGAGGAAGGGGTCAAGCCGAAACGGACTGGCGCCGGCGCGCCGGTGCGCCGCCTGGTCACGCCCGAAGTGGCGCGCCCGGCCAAGCCGACCAAGAGCGAGGAAGACCGCCGCCGTGGCAAGCTGACGCTGAATTCCGCGCTGTCCGACGAGGATGCACGGGCCCGGTCGCTGTCGTCGATGCGTCGTCGCCAGGAGAAATTCAAGCGCGCGATGCACAATGAGCCGCGCGAGAAAGTCATGCGCGAAGTGATCTTGCCAGAAACCATCACCATCCAGGAACTGGCGCAGCGCATGTCCGAACGTGCGGTTGACCTGGTCAAGTTCTTCATGAAGCAGGGCCAGATCCTGAAGCCGGGCGATGTCATCGACGCCGACACGGCCGAACTGGTCGCCACCGAATTCGGCCACACGGTTCGCCGCGTTGCCGAGTCCGACATCGAGGAAGGCCTGTTCAACATCGCCGACAATGCGGAGGATTTGGTGTCACGTCCGCCTGTCGTGACGATCATGGGCCATGTCGACCACGGCAAGACCTCGCTGCTCGACGCCATCCGCAACGCCAATGTCGTGTCCGGCGAGGCCGGCGGCATCACGCAGCATATCGGCGCCTATCAGGTCGAGAAGAATGGTCACAAGATCACCTTCATCGACACGCCCGGCCACGCCGCCTTCACGGCGATGCGTGCCCGTGGCGCCCAGGCAACCGACATCGCCATCCTGGTGGTGGCGGCCGACGACAGCGTCATGCCGCAGACGATCGAATCGATCAGCCATGCCAAGGCTGCCGGCGTTCCGATCATCGTGGCCATCAACAAGATCGACAAGCATGACGCCGACCCGCAGAAGGTGCGTTCGGAACTGCTGCGTCACGAGGTCTTCGTCGAATCCATGGGCGGTGAAGTGCTGGACGTCGAAGTGTCGGCGACCAAGGGCACCAATCTCGACAAGCTGCTCGAGGCGATCCTTCTGCAGGCCGAAATTCTCGACCTCAAGGCCAATCCGGACCGTACCGCCGAAGGCGTTGTCATCGAAGCTCAGCTTGACAAGGGCCGTGGTCCCGTCGCCACCGTGCTGGTGCAGACCGGCACGCTGATGCCGGGCGACATCCTGGTTGCCGGCAACGAATGGGGCCGGGTGCGCGCTTTGGTCAATGACCGTGGCGGGCAGATCAAGGAAGCCCCGCCGGCGATGCCGGTCGAGGTGCTCGGCCTTCAGGGCACGCCGCAGGCGGGTGACCGTTTCGCCGTGGTCAACAACGAGGCTCGCGCCCGCGAGATCACCGAATATCGCCAGCGTCTGGCGCGCGAGAAGGCTGTTGCAAAGCATGCCGGCCAGCGCGGTTCGCTCGAACAGATGATGTCGCAGTTGCAGACGAGCGGGCTGAAGGAATTCCCGCTGGTCATCAAGGGCGACGTGCAGGGTTCGATCGAGGCGATCAATGCGGCTCTCGACAAGCTCGGCACCGACGAAGTGCGCGCGCGCATCGTCCATGCCGGCGCCGGTGGCATTACCGAAAGCGACGTGTCGCTGGCGGAAACCTCGGGTGCGGCGATCATCGGCTTCAACGTTCGTGCCAATGTTCAGGCGCGCCAGGCCGCGGAAGCGGCGGGCATCGAAATCCGCTACTATTCCATCATCTACAATCTCGTGGACGATGTGAAAGCGGCTCTGTCGGGCCTGCTGTCGCCGGAGCGTCGCGAGACTTTCATCGGCAATGCGCAGATCCTCGAAATCTTCGACATCACCAAGGTTGGCAAGATCGCCGGCTGCCGTGTCACCGAAGGCAAGGTCGAACGTGGCGCCGGCGTGCGCCTGATCCGCGACAACGTCGTCATCCACGAAGGCACGCTGAAGACGCTGAAGCGCTTCAAGGACGAAGTGTCGGAAGTGCCCGGCGGCCAGGAATGCGGCATGGCCTTCCAGAACTACGAGGATATGCGCGTCGGTGATGTCATCGAGTGCTTCCGCGTCGAGATGGTCACCCGGACGCTCTGA
- a CDS encoding RNA-binding protein, whose product MNDRTCIVTRRQAEPDELIRFVVGPDSAVVPDIKRNLPGRGCWVTADRLHVDKAAAKNLFARAFKAQVTVPPDFGGMVDGLLSRSALGMLGLARKAGAISLGATKVESAVRGGLALFVLHATEASDDGVRKISQARRATVHLGGPSTLAYKLFSEAELSLALGGTNVIHAAVLAGDAGKAVQKRMVALDRYRGGTPDDLAMLAAVADEDDTAEDME is encoded by the coding sequence ATGAACGATCGCACCTGCATCGTCACACGCAGGCAGGCCGAACCGGATGAACTGATCCGGTTCGTCGTCGGCCCGGATTCGGCCGTCGTTCCCGACATTAAGAGAAATTTGCCTGGCCGTGGTTGCTGGGTGACGGCCGACCGCCTACATGTCGACAAGGCAGCGGCCAAGAACCTGTTTGCCCGTGCCTTCAAGGCACAGGTGACGGTGCCGCCCGACTTTGGCGGCATGGTCGACGGGCTGCTTTCCAGATCTGCTTTGGGCATGCTGGGCCTCGCACGCAAGGCGGGCGCAATTTCGCTCGGTGCCACCAAGGTCGAGAGCGCTGTGCGCGGCGGGTTGGCACTTTTCGTGCTTCACGCCACCGAGGCGTCCGACGACGGCGTGCGCAAGATCAGTCAGGCGCGGCGGGCAACCGTCCATCTCGGTGGCCCCTCCACCCTTGCCTACAAACTTTTCTCCGAGGCCGAGTTGAGCTTGGCATTGGGGGGTACAAATGTGATACATGCTGCCGTTCTCGCGGGAGACGCGGGCAAGGCGGTCCAGAAGCGCATGGTTGCGCTCGACCGATATCGGGGCGGTACCCCGGACGATCTGGCAATGCTTGCGGCCGTTGCTGACGAAGATGATACCGCAGAGGATATGGAATGA
- the nusA gene encoding transcription termination factor NusA, translating into MVVSANRLELLQIADAVAREKSIDKSIVIAAMADAIQKAARSRYGQETNIRADINPNTGEMKLQRLMEVVEKVDDYATQIAISSARERNPDAQLGDFIAEQLPPMDFGRIAAQSAKQVIVQKVREAERDRQYDEYKDRIGEIVNGTVKRVEYGNVIVDLGRGEAIIRRDELIPRENYKYGDRVRAYVYDVRREQRGPQIFLSRTHPQFMAKLFTMEVPEIYDGIIEIKSVARDPGSRAKIAVISRDSSIDPVGACVGMRGSRVQAVVGELQGEKIDIIPWSPSAASFIVNALQPAEVAKVVLDEDAERIEVVVPDDQLSLAIGRRGQNVRLASQLTGWDIDILTEAEESERRQKEFVERSSLFMEALDVDEMVGQVLASEGFTSVEEVAYVDASEIASIDGFDDDTASEIQTRAREYLEKIEAEHDEKRKALGVTDELREIPGITTAMMVTLGEDGVKSIEDFAGYAADDLTGWKERKDGETKVFPGVLASHGVARADAEQMVLAARLKAGWITEDELAAEDVSADEAVGA; encoded by the coding sequence ATGGTTGTAAGCGCCAACAGGCTTGAACTGCTGCAGATCGCCGATGCGGTCGCGCGTGAAAAGTCGATCGACAAGTCGATCGTCATCGCCGCCATGGCCGATGCGATCCAGAAGGCGGCGCGTTCGCGCTACGGCCAGGAGACCAACATCCGCGCCGACATCAACCCGAACACCGGCGAGATGAAGCTGCAGCGGCTGATGGAGGTGGTCGAGAAGGTCGACGACTATGCAACGCAGATCGCCATTTCCTCGGCGCGTGAACGCAACCCCGACGCACAGCTCGGCGACTTCATCGCTGAACAGCTGCCGCCGATGGATTTCGGCCGCATCGCCGCCCAGTCGGCCAAGCAGGTCATCGTGCAGAAGGTGCGCGAAGCGGAGCGTGACCGCCAGTATGACGAATACAAGGATCGCATCGGCGAGATCGTCAACGGCACCGTCAAGCGCGTCGAATATGGCAATGTCATTGTCGATCTCGGCCGTGGCGAAGCCATTATCCGCCGCGACGAGTTGATTCCGCGCGAGAACTACAAGTACGGCGACCGCGTCCGCGCCTATGTCTATGACGTGCGCCGCGAACAGCGCGGCCCGCAGATTTTCCTGTCGCGTACCCATCCGCAGTTCATGGCCAAGCTGTTCACCATGGAAGTGCCGGAGATTTACGACGGCATCATCGAGATCAAGTCCGTCGCCCGCGACCCGGGTTCGCGCGCCAAGATCGCCGTCATCTCGCGTGACTCGTCGATTGACCCCGTCGGCGCCTGCGTCGGCATGCGCGGCAGCCGCGTTCAGGCGGTTGTCGGCGAATTGCAGGGTGAGAAGATCGACATCATTCCGTGGTCGCCATCGGCCGCGTCCTTCATCGTCAACGCGTTGCAGCCGGCGGAAGTCGCCAAGGTCGTGCTCGACGAGGACGCCGAGCGCATCGAAGTCGTGGTTCCAGACGATCAGCTGTCGCTGGCTATCGGCCGCCGAGGCCAGAACGTGCGCCTGGCTTCGCAGCTCACCGGCTGGGATATCGACATCCTGACCGAGGCTGAGGAATCCGAGCGCCGCCAGAAGGAATTCGTCGAGCGTTCGTCGCTGTTCATGGAAGCCCTCGATGTCGACGAGATGGTCGGCCAGGTGCTTGCCTCGGAAGGCTTCACCAGCGTCGAGGAAGTTGCCTATGTCGATGCGAGCGAGATCGCATCGATCGACGGTTTCGACGACGACACCGCTTCGGAAATCCAGACCCGCGCCCGCGAATATCTGGAGAAGATCGAGGCCGAGCACGACGAGAAGCGGAAGGCGCTGGGCGTCACCGACGAACTGCGCGAAATCCCCGGCATCACCACCGCCATGATGGTCACGCTGGGCGAGGACGGCGTAAAGTCGATCGAGGACTTCGCCGGTTATGCCGCCGACGACCTGACCGGCTGGAAGGAACGCAAGGACGGCGAGACGAAAGTATTCCCTGGCGTTCTCGCCAGCCATGGCGTGGCACGCGCCGATGCCGAACAGATGGTTCTGGCCGCCCGCCTCAAGGCCGGCTGGATCACCGAAGACGAGCTTGCAGCCGAAGACGTTTCGGCTGACGAAGCCGTTGGTGCGTGA
- the rimP gene encoding ribosome maturation factor RimP encodes MTATAIEGDDRIIRESGIDARIALIIQPVLRAIGFRLVRVHLSGQNGLTLQIMAEREDGTMTVEDCEEVSRAVSPALDVDDPIEKAYHLEVSSPGIDRPLVRKSDFTAWIGHLVKIETSIIVADRKRFKGKIAEAGENDVLIERDKPAYGEEPTVRVPYDAISETRLVLTDDLIRDALSKDNRARKEAKRRRGEPDDDAPEGVETGAEDETEQEM; translated from the coding sequence ATGACTGCAACGGCAATCGAGGGCGACGACCGCATCATCCGCGAAAGCGGCATCGATGCGCGCATCGCACTGATCATACAGCCGGTGCTGCGGGCGATCGGTTTCCGGCTTGTCCGGGTCCATCTGTCCGGCCAGAACGGGCTGACGCTACAGATCATGGCCGAGCGCGAAGACGGCACCATGACTGTCGAGGACTGCGAAGAAGTCAGCCGCGCGGTGTCGCCGGCACTCGATGTCGACGATCCGATCGAGAAGGCCTATCACCTCGAAGTCTCGTCGCCTGGTATCGACCGGCCGTTGGTCCGCAAGTCGGACTTCACGGCCTGGATCGGGCATCTGGTGAAGATTGAAACGTCGATCATTGTCGCCGACCGCAAGCGGTTCAAGGGCAAGATCGCCGAAGCCGGCGAAAATGACGTCCTGATCGAGCGCGACAAGCCGGCCTATGGCGAGGAGCCAACCGTTCGCGTCCCCTACGATGCGATTTCGGAAACGCGCCTGGTCCTGACCGATGATCTTATTCGCGATGCGCTGTCGAAGGACAACAGGGCGCGCAAGGAAGCCAAGAGACGCCGCGGCGAACCCGACGATGACGCGCCTGAGGGCGTGGAGACGGGCGCGGAAGACGAAACCGAACAGGAAATGTGA
- a CDS encoding tripartite tricarboxylate transporter permease, with protein MDTFGLLAQGLLTALEPMNLLYALIGVTLGTAVGVLPGIGPALTVALLLPVTYKLDPAGSLIMFAGIYYGGMYGGSTTSILLNTPGESASIVTALEGNKMARAGRGGPALATAAIGSFVAGLIATIGLAFIAPTVVRMALSFGPAEYFALMVLAFMTVSAAFGDSTLRGLTALFIGLALGLIGIDLQTGQARLAFGIPDLLDGVEVTTLAVALFAVGEALTVAASKGGDTTIQAIKGSVWMTREDWRRSWKPWLRGTAVGFPIGAMPAGGAEIGTFLSYSMEKHLAEKPEEFGHGAIEGVAGPEAANNASAAGTLVPLLTLGLPTTATAAIMLAGFQQFGLQPGPLLFATNPQLVWGLIASLLVANLMLLVLNLPLVGVWVRLLMIPTPWLYAGILLFATLGTIGANPSTFELGMLLAFGLLGYGLRRFGYPIAPVVVGLILGPMAEQQLRRALAISQGDPSVLLGSPIAVGLMLLAATAVLLPLYLRARGRGKVLAQLSASED; from the coding sequence ATGGACACGTTTGGTCTGCTGGCGCAGGGATTGCTGACGGCTCTTGAGCCGATGAACCTGCTCTACGCGCTTATCGGCGTCACGCTCGGCACTGCCGTGGGCGTCCTGCCGGGCATCGGCCCTGCTCTTACCGTCGCGCTGCTTTTGCCGGTGACCTACAAACTCGATCCAGCCGGATCGCTGATCATGTTTGCCGGCATCTATTATGGCGGCATGTATGGCGGGTCGACCACATCGATCCTTCTCAACACACCGGGGGAAAGCGCTTCGATCGTCACGGCGCTCGAAGGCAACAAGATGGCGCGCGCCGGGCGCGGCGGGCCGGCTCTGGCCACGGCTGCCATCGGCTCGTTCGTCGCCGGGTTGATCGCCACGATCGGTCTCGCCTTCATCGCGCCAACCGTCGTCAGGATGGCGCTGTCCTTCGGGCCGGCCGAGTACTTCGCCCTCATGGTGCTCGCCTTCATGACCGTTTCGGCGGCTTTCGGCGATTCGACGCTGCGCGGGCTCACCGCGCTTTTCATCGGCCTGGCCCTCGGCCTGATCGGCATAGACCTGCAGACCGGCCAGGCGCGCCTCGCCTTCGGCATCCCCGATCTTCTCGATGGCGTTGAAGTGACGACGCTCGCGGTGGCGCTGTTTGCCGTGGGCGAGGCGCTGACGGTGGCCGCGAGCAAGGGCGGCGACACGACCATCCAGGCCATCAAGGGCTCGGTCTGGATGACGCGTGAGGACTGGCGGCGTTCATGGAAGCCGTGGCTGCGCGGCACCGCCGTCGGCTTTCCCATCGGCGCTATGCCGGCGGGCGGAGCCGAAATCGGAACCTTCCTGTCCTATTCAATGGAAAAGCACCTGGCGGAAAAGCCGGAAGAATTTGGCCATGGAGCGATTGAAGGCGTCGCGGGCCCGGAAGCAGCCAACAACGCTTCCGCCGCCGGCACGCTTGTTCCTTTGCTGACGCTCGGCCTGCCGACGACCGCGACGGCAGCGATCATGCTGGCGGGTTTCCAGCAATTTGGCCTGCAGCCCGGGCCACTGCTGTTCGCCACCAATCCGCAGCTTGTCTGGGGATTGATCGCCAGCCTGCTGGTGGCCAATCTGATGCTTCTGGTGCTGAACCTGCCGCTGGTCGGTGTCTGGGTCCGGCTGCTGATGATCCCGACGCCCTGGCTTTATGCCGGCATCCTGTTGTTCGCGACGCTCGGCACCATCGGTGCCAACCCATCGACCTTCGAACTGGGCATGCTGCTGGCGTTCGGGCTGCTTGGCTATGGGCTGCGCCGTTTCGGCTACCCGATCGCACCTGTTGTAGTCGGGCTCATCCTGGGGCCGATGGCTGAGCAGCAATTGCGCCGCGCGCTGGCCATCAGCCAGGGCGACCCGTCAGTTCTCCTGGGGTCACCGATTGCAGTCGGCTTGATGTTGCTGGCCGCGACGGCGGTTTTGCTGCCGCTCTATCTGCGTGCCCGGGGCAGGGGCAAGGTTCTTGCCCAACTGAGTGCCAGCGAAGACTGA
- a CDS encoding tripartite tricarboxylate transporter TctB family protein, producing the protein MSQASPHEAQRRPDWAALVIAAALAVVAVVIAWSTASHGAGASYARVGPTTMPYFVAAVFAGLSVWTAFEAFRGDFPERERQEISPILWIVGGLAAQMLLLKAAGFAIATGLLFAATARAFGRGPLWKTVPIGIALSFVIWVIFARGLQLSLPAGPLEHLF; encoded by the coding sequence ATGAGCCAGGCGTCCCCGCACGAAGCCCAGCGCCGCCCGGATTGGGCGGCGCTGGTCATTGCCGCCGCCCTGGCCGTTGTCGCCGTGGTGATCGCGTGGAGCACCGCCAGCCACGGCGCCGGGGCCAGCTACGCGCGCGTCGGACCTACAACCATGCCCTACTTCGTCGCCGCGGTATTCGCCGGCCTGTCGGTCTGGACCGCTTTCGAGGCGTTTCGCGGAGACTTTCCGGAACGCGAGCGCCAGGAAATCAGCCCAATCCTGTGGATTGTCGGCGGGCTCGCCGCCCAGATGCTGCTGCTCAAGGCCGCCGGCTTTGCCATCGCCACGGGCCTGCTGTTCGCCGCGACCGCGCGCGCTTTCGGCAGAGGGCCGTTGTGGAAGACAGTACCCATCGGCATCGCGCTGTCATTCGTGATCTGGGTCATTTTCGCCAGGGGACTGCAGCTCTCGCTGCCCGCCGGCCCGCTCGAACATTTGTTTTGA
- a CDS encoding tripartite tricarboxylate transporter substrate binding protein, producing MKQFTLAAIITGMLAVPAMAADYKIMAPAAPGGGWDQTARSMQAALQDEKISGSVQVNNVPGAGGTIGLAQFVNQANGDPAQLIVGGYVMVGAILTNASPVTLDQVTPIARLTGEYEAIVVPTASDIKDMAGLVAKLKADAGAVSWGGGSAGGTDHITAGLIAKAVGVDPTKINYIAFSGGGEALAAILGGQVTVGVSGYGEFESQIKAGQLRIIGISSEAKVDGIDAPTLKDSGVDVAIQNWRMVAAAPGLSADQKAAVVADVDKMVQSASWQKTLADKGWANTYLAGDDFTAQLKKDTDATAAILKDIGLVK from the coding sequence ATGAAACAGTTCACTTTGGCGGCCATCATCACAGGCATGCTCGCTGTGCCGGCCATGGCTGCCGACTACAAGATCATGGCCCCGGCCGCCCCTGGCGGCGGGTGGGACCAGACGGCGCGTTCCATGCAGGCAGCGCTTCAGGATGAAAAGATTTCCGGCAGCGTCCAGGTCAACAACGTCCCGGGAGCCGGCGGAACCATCGGTCTCGCGCAGTTTGTCAACCAGGCCAATGGCGATCCGGCCCAGCTCATTGTCGGCGGCTATGTCATGGTCGGCGCGATCCTGACCAACGCGTCGCCGGTAACGCTCGATCAGGTCACCCCCATCGCGCGGCTGACCGGCGAATATGAAGCAATCGTCGTCCCGACCGCTTCCGACATCAAGGACATGGCCGGCCTCGTCGCCAAGCTCAAGGCCGATGCCGGAGCGGTGTCATGGGGCGGCGGCTCGGCCGGCGGCACCGACCACATCACGGCCGGCCTGATCGCCAAGGCCGTTGGCGTTGATCCCACCAAGATCAATTACATCGCCTTTTCGGGCGGCGGCGAGGCGCTGGCCGCGATCCTGGGTGGTCAGGTGACGGTTGGCGTCTCCGGTTACGGTGAATTCGAATCCCAGATCAAGGCCGGCCAGCTCCGTATCATCGGCATTTCCAGTGAAGCCAAGGTCGACGGTATCGATGCGCCGACGCTCAAGGACAGCGGCGTCGACGTCGCCATCCAGAACTGGCGCATGGTCGCGGCCGCTCCCGGCCTCTCGGCGGACCAGAAGGCGGCCGTAGTCGCCGACGTCGACAAGATGGTGCAGTCGGCTTCCTGGCAGAAGACCCTGGCCGACAAGGGCTGGGCGAACACCTATCTCGCCGGCGATGACTTCACCGCGCAGCTGAAGAAGGACACGGACGCGACGGCGGCGATCCTGAAAGATATCGGCCTGGTGAAATGA
- a CDS encoding ABC transporter substrate-binding protein encodes MRMAILTAVVCLSAPAWADVTIFPALKGGADARMLVVYSSLDIPLAKPMVDGFQKANPDVAVRYEELLTTDIYDRVIAETDSGKGTADIAFSSAMDLQVKLANDGYAQESRLPLSDRWPRWANWRDTAYALTFEPAVFVYHKPSFKEAPPPATRGQFVDFLRTQGDKVYGRIATYDIERSGVGFMFMARDQEQYPDIWSVIRSMGAAGVKLYSTSSAILERIADGRFVLGYNILGSYAADWAARNPDVGIVLPKDYTVVMSRIGLVPAAARSPDLGRRYLEYFMSAQGQTVMARELQIAAVNPDVSGQNTANRMQEVLGAQLRPVPVSPGLMVYLDQVKRTRLIARWNEALRSP; translated from the coding sequence ATGCGTATGGCCATCCTCACCGCTGTCGTTTGTCTCTCGGCGCCCGCCTGGGCCGATGTGACGATCTTTCCGGCGCTCAAGGGCGGCGCCGATGCCCGTATGCTGGTCGTCTATTCGTCGCTGGATATCCCGTTGGCCAAGCCGATGGTCGACGGTTTCCAGAAAGCCAATCCCGATGTCGCCGTGCGCTATGAGGAATTGCTGACGACCGACATCTACGATCGGGTAATCGCGGAAACCGACAGCGGCAAGGGCACCGCCGACATTGCCTTTTCCTCGGCCATGGATCTTCAGGTCAAGCTGGCCAATGACGGCTACGCCCAGGAGAGCCGGCTGCCATTGTCGGATCGTTGGCCGCGCTGGGCCAACTGGCGCGACACCGCCTATGCCTTGACCTTTGAACCGGCCGTCTTCGTCTACCACAAGCCGAGCTTCAAGGAGGCGCCGCCGCCGGCGACACGCGGCCAATTTGTCGATTTCCTGAGAACCCAGGGCGACAAGGTCTATGGCCGCATCGCTACCTACGACATCGAGCGGTCCGGCGTGGGCTTCATGTTCATGGCGCGCGATCAGGAGCAATATCCCGACATCTGGTCGGTGATCCGCTCGATGGGGGCTGCCGGCGTCAAGCTCTATTCGACCAGCTCCGCCATCCTTGAGCGCATTGCCGATGGACGTTTCGTGCTTGGCTACAACATCCTGGGCTCCTACGCCGCCGACTGGGCGGCGAGAAATCCCGATGTCGGCATCGTCCTGCCCAAGGATTATACCGTGGTGATGTCACGCATCGGACTGGTACCGGCCGCGGCGCGTTCGCCGGATCTCGGCCGCCGCTATCTCGAATATTTCATGTCGGCGCAGGGCCAGACGGTGATGGCGCGTGAACTCCAGATCGCCGCCGTCAATCCAGACGTTTCGGGCCAGAACACCGCGAACAGAATGCAGGAAGTGCTCGGCGCGCAGCTGCGCCCCGTGCCGGTCAGCCCAGGGCTCATGGTCTATCTCGACCAGGTCAAGCGTACGCGCCTCATCGCACGCTGGAACGAAGCGTTGCGCAGCCCCTGA
- a CDS encoding response regulator transcription factor — translation MRILVVEDNATLAGGLAAVLKGSGYAVDVVGDGASAVAVVATERFDLVILDLNLPEMDGLEVLRTIRGRQDDVAVLILSARHSLTERVTGLNLGADDYMVKPFDVDELEARVRTLMRRRAGLKAATVSFGDVVLDLNTRSFSWLGNAIDIPARELGLLETLFMRAGKVVAKQAIIESLAGFDEDLSANAVEQYVSRLRKRLAPCGLTVRTARGIGYYLEKIQS, via the coding sequence GTGCGCATCCTGGTGGTGGAGGACAACGCGACGCTGGCGGGCGGGCTGGCGGCTGTGCTGAAAGGCAGCGGCTACGCCGTTGACGTCGTCGGCGATGGCGCCTCGGCCGTAGCGGTGGTGGCCACCGAACGGTTCGACCTGGTGATCCTCGACCTCAACCTTCCCGAGATGGATGGGCTGGAGGTGCTGCGCACGATACGCGGCCGCCAGGACGACGTCGCCGTGCTCATCCTGTCGGCGCGCCATTCGCTTACGGAACGGGTCACCGGGCTCAATCTCGGCGCCGACGACTACATGGTCAAACCGTTCGATGTCGACGAGCTGGAAGCCCGCGTGCGCACGCTGATGCGGCGCCGCGCCGGCCTGAAGGCGGCTACGGTTTCTTTCGGTGACGTTGTGCTCGATCTCAACACGCGCAGCTTTTCCTGGCTGGGCAACGCAATCGACATTCCCGCACGCGAACTCGGGTTGCTCGAAACCCTGTTCATGCGTGCCGGCAAGGTGGTCGCCAAACAGGCGATCATCGAATCGCTGGCCGGCTTCGATGAGGATTTGAGCGCCAATGCCGTCGAGCAATATGTCAGCCGGTTGCGCAAACGGCTGGCGCCCTGTGGCCTGACGGTGAGGACGGCCCGAGGCATCGGCTACTATCTCGAAAAGATCCAGAGCTAA